The following coding sequences are from one Formosa haliotis window:
- a CDS encoding TonB-dependent receptor domain-containing protein: MNIKLSWLIFLCTLVCFSQEKQVSGYVQDIQHLPVAYANILITNTEDASKIKGTTSNENGYFTFNHLDAGTYHLQVSFMGYASYSETIQLQDNTNLKPIVLQEALETLDAVNITAKRPTLKKQSDRLVFNIEQTSLTEGSVMDVLKSTPGILIMNDEISVKNSSNIIYLINDKRVYLTGEDLQQLLSGTNATYVQSVEVITNPPAKYDAEGAAVINIKMSKNLITGYNGSVYANYTQGIYPRFNAGMSHFYKTDKLNVFANYSYGESKVNRYNSGAVNFIENDAIVGRWEDEIDRNTKSKSHNAIANLDYAINDANVVSLSVNANMTPYWKREANMKTEAIDSSFTSVNNTDDTTTNLAFNVDYVNTSETGNTFSVNLHHTNYDYDRYQDINSTYFDSNNEFTRENLFNSTSLQRTLIYSGQADYNMTIAEDIALETGVKISVIDSNSDVEQFYQEDFDFVEDDTNSGIFNYNEMNYAAYVNLSKSWDTWSLSAGLRGEYTDAEGDISTTNQKNKFDYFKLFPTVNIGHDFNENHSLGLSYGKRIERPTYASLNPFKYYFNDYSYLQGNPNLQPTISHLTTLSYTLKGTYTFELYYRYESDPTSELVIQENNSNQLVYLPTNLEKSIDYGFDFMTYKPITDFWSVYFINSIFHETSYFKAIESGNTTETNETWALYTNFMNFFTFLEDQSLNAEISVLYMSPMINGSADISSRTQVDLGVKKSFNNGKWVASLKASDIFRTTDFTVKNKYLNQDNKYYSRFDNQWIRVGLRFNFGNTKLTTNEKEEKELNERDRLTSEGANN, encoded by the coding sequence ATGAATATCAAATTATCATGGCTTATTTTTCTATGCACTTTAGTTTGCTTTTCTCAAGAAAAGCAAGTGTCTGGCTATGTTCAAGATATTCAACATCTACCTGTGGCTTATGCTAATATCCTCATAACAAATACAGAAGATGCTTCTAAAATAAAAGGAACAACCTCTAACGAAAACGGCTATTTTACTTTTAATCATTTAGATGCCGGAACTTACCATTTACAAGTTAGTTTTATGGGGTATGCGAGTTATTCTGAAACGATTCAACTACAGGATAATACCAATTTAAAACCTATTGTTTTACAGGAAGCACTAGAAACTTTAGACGCGGTTAATATTACAGCAAAGCGTCCAACCTTAAAAAAACAATCAGATCGGTTAGTTTTTAATATCGAACAGACCTCCTTAACCGAAGGAAGTGTTATGGATGTGCTAAAAAGTACACCAGGTATTTTAATTATGAACGATGAAATTAGTGTTAAAAACAGTTCGAATATTATTTATTTAATAAATGATAAACGGGTGTATTTAACTGGCGAAGATTTACAACAATTGTTATCGGGTACAAATGCCACGTATGTACAATCTGTAGAAGTGATTACAAATCCGCCTGCAAAATACGATGCCGAAGGTGCTGCAGTGATCAATATAAAAATGAGTAAAAATTTAATTACGGGCTATAATGGGAGTGTTTATGCAAATTATACGCAAGGTATTTACCCGAGATTTAATGCTGGCATGAGTCATTTTTATAAGACTGATAAATTAAATGTTTTTGCCAATTATTCGTATGGAGAAAGTAAAGTAAATCGATATAATTCTGGAGCTGTTAATTTTATTGAAAACGATGCTATTGTTGGGCGTTGGGAAGATGAAATAGATAGAAATACCAAATCGAAATCGCATAATGCCATTGCCAATTTAGATTATGCTATAAATGATGCCAATGTGGTATCGTTGTCGGTAAATGCTAACATGACACCATATTGGAAGCGTGAGGCTAATATGAAAACAGAAGCGATAGATTCGTCTTTTACGTCTGTAAATAACACCGACGATACGACTACTAATTTAGCGTTTAATGTAGATTATGTAAATACGTCTGAAACCGGGAATACTTTTTCTGTAAACTTGCATCATACCAATTATGATTACGATAGATATCAGGATATAAATTCAACATATTTTGATAGCAATAATGAATTTACTAGAGAAAATCTGTTTAATTCTACATCGCTTCAACGGACCTTAATTTACTCGGGTCAGGCCGACTATAATATGACGATTGCCGAAGATATTGCTTTGGAAACTGGAGTAAAAATATCGGTTATAGATTCCAATAGCGATGTTGAGCAGTTTTACCAAGAAGATTTTGATTTTGTTGAGGATGATACCAATAGTGGTATTTTCAATTATAATGAAATGAATTATGCGGCTTATGTAAATTTGTCTAAATCTTGGGATACATGGAGTTTGTCGGCAGGATTACGAGGCGAGTATACAGATGCAGAGGGCGATATATCTACCACCAATCAGAAAAATAAATTCGACTATTTTAAATTATTTCCTACTGTAAATATAGGTCACGATTTTAACGAAAATCACAGTTTAGGCTTATCTTATGGAAAGCGAATAGAACGCCCAACGTATGCTTCGTTAAATCCGTTTAAATACTATTTTAACGATTATAGCTATTTACAAGGAAACCCTAATTTACAACCTACAATATCTCACTTAACCACCTTGTCTTATACTTTAAAAGGCACCTATACTTTCGAGTTGTATTATCGTTATGAAAGTGATCCTACATCAGAATTAGTAATTCAAGAAAATAATAGTAACCAGCTTGTATATTTACCTACTAATTTGGAAAAATCGATAGACTATGGTTTCGATTTTATGACGTATAAACCCATAACCGATTTTTGGTCGGTGTATTTTATTAATTCTATTTTTCATGAAACTTCATACTTTAAAGCGATTGAGAGTGGAAATACAACAGAAACTAACGAAACTTGGGCCTTGTATACTAATTTCATGAACTTTTTTACCTTTTTAGAAGACCAAAGTTTGAATGCAGAAATTTCGGTATTATATATGTCTCCTATGATAAATGGTTCTGCAGATATTTCATCGCGAACACAAGTTGATTTAGGTGTTAAAAAAAGTTTTAATAATGGCAAGTGGGTGGCATCCTTAAAAGCAAGCGATATTTTTAGAACCACCGATTTTACAGTAAAAAACAAGTATTTAAATCAGGATAATAAATACTACAGCCGTTTCGACAATCAGTGGATACGTGTTGGGTTACGTTTCAATTTTGGTAATACCAAACTTACTACTAACGAGAAGGAAGAAAAGGAATTAAATGAACGAGATCGATTAACTTCTGAAGGTGCAAATAATTAA
- the lepA gene encoding translation elongation factor 4 — protein MKNIRNFCIIAHIDHGKSTLADRLLDFTGSVTEREKQNQLLDNMDLERERGITIKSHAIQMDYIYKGEPFVLNLIDTPGHVDFSYEVSRSIAACEGALLIVDAAQSIQAQTISNLYLALENDLEIIPVLNKVDLPSANPEEVTDDIVELLGCDPSDVIHASGKTGFGVEDILAAVIERIPAPKGDPDAPLQALIFDSVYNTFRGIETYFRVFNGEIKKGQKIKFVATDKEYYADEVGTLKLTQIAKKSVKTGDVGYLITGIKTAKEVKVGDTITDFEKPTTNIVEGFEDVKPMVFAGIYPVDTEDYEELRNSMEKLQLNDASLVFQPESSAALGFGFRCGFLGMLHMEIIQERLEREFDMTVITTVPNVSYHAYTNKNPNDAFIVNNPSDLPEPSTVNRVEEPYIKATIITKSDFVGNVMSLCIEKRGMIINQSYLTPERVELTFEMPLAEIVFDFYDRLKTVSKGYASFDYHPIGMKTSKLVRLDILLNAQPVDALSALIHADNAQTIGKKMCEKLKELIPRQQFDIPIQAAIGAKIISRETIKALRKDVTAKCYGGDISRKRKLLEKQKKGKKRMRQVGNVEIPQQAFMAVLKLND, from the coding sequence ATGAAGAACATCAGAAATTTTTGCATTATTGCACACATCGATCACGGTAAAAGTACTTTAGCCGATCGTTTATTAGATTTTACAGGTTCGGTAACCGAACGTGAAAAACAAAATCAGTTATTAGATAACATGGATTTGGAGCGCGAACGTGGTATTACCATTAAATCGCACGCCATCCAAATGGATTATATATACAAAGGTGAGCCATTTGTTTTAAACCTTATTGACACTCCTGGCCACGTCGATTTCTCGTACGAGGTATCTCGATCTATTGCTGCTTGCGAAGGGGCGCTACTTATTGTAGATGCCGCTCAAAGTATACAGGCACAAACCATTTCTAATCTATATTTAGCTTTAGAAAATGACTTGGAGATTATTCCGGTGTTAAATAAAGTCGATTTGCCAAGTGCAAACCCTGAAGAAGTTACAGATGATATTGTTGAACTTTTAGGTTGCGACCCATCGGATGTTATCCATGCCAGCGGAAAAACAGGTTTTGGAGTTGAAGATATTTTAGCAGCTGTTATAGAACGTATCCCAGCGCCTAAAGGCGATCCAGATGCCCCATTACAAGCCTTAATTTTCGACTCGGTTTATAACACATTTAGAGGTATTGAGACCTATTTTAGAGTTTTTAACGGTGAAATTAAAAAGGGACAAAAAATTAAATTTGTCGCGACAGATAAAGAATATTACGCCGACGAAGTTGGAACTTTAAAACTCACACAAATTGCGAAGAAAAGCGTAAAAACGGGTGATGTTGGATACTTAATTACGGGGATTAAAACCGCTAAAGAAGTAAAAGTTGGAGATACCATTACCGATTTTGAAAAACCTACTACCAACATCGTTGAAGGTTTTGAAGATGTTAAACCTATGGTATTTGCCGGTATTTATCCTGTAGACACCGAAGATTACGAAGAGTTAAGAAACTCTATGGAGAAACTTCAACTTAACGATGCGTCTCTAGTATTTCAACCAGAAAGTTCGGCCGCTTTAGGTTTCGGATTTCGTTGTGGTTTCTTAGGTATGCTTCACATGGAAATTATTCAGGAACGTTTAGAACGTGAGTTTGATATGACGGTGATTACCACGGTACCAAACGTATCATATCATGCGTATACTAATAAAAATCCTAATGATGCTTTTATAGTAAATAACCCGTCAGATTTACCAGAACCGTCTACCGTAAACAGGGTTGAAGAACCTTATATTAAGGCTACAATTATTACAAAATCAGATTTTGTTGGAAACGTCATGTCGCTGTGTATCGAAAAACGAGGAATGATTATTAATCAATCCTATTTAACACCAGAACGTGTAGAATTAACCTTCGAAATGCCACTTGCCGAAATTGTATTCGATTTTTACGATCGTTTAAAAACCGTATCTAAAGGGTATGCCTCTTTCGATTATCATCCAATAGGCATGAAAACGTCGAAATTAGTACGCTTAGATATTTTATTAAATGCACAACCTGTCGACGCGCTTTCAGCTTTAATTCATGCCGACAACGCACAAACTATTGGTAAAAAAATGTGCGAAAAATTAAAAGAGTTAATTCCGCGTCAGCAATTCGATATTCCAATTCAAGCAGCTATTGGTGCTAAAATTATATCTAGAGAAACTATTAAAGCACTTCGTAAAGACGTAACAGCAAAGTGTTATGGAGGAGATATTTCTCGTAAACGTAAACTACTTGAAAAACAGAAAAAAGGTAAAAAACGTATGCGTCAAGTTGGGAATGTAGAAATACCTCAACAAGCATTTATGGCCGTTTTAAAATTAAACGACTAA
- a CDS encoding glycogen synthase, producing MTITHISAECYPIAKVGGLADVLGALPKYQNELGVTAQVVMPFYNNKFTKSHNFKPIYNDTIQLDETDYDFRILTLKDNTLGFEVFFVDVPELLYTDFVYTSDDTERFLAFQIAALDWIAQDDTVPDIIHCHDHHTGLIPFMVQESFKYNRLRRIPVAFTIHNAQYQGWFSHDLVGLIPDFKFKHVGLLDWNHVINPLAAAIKCSWIVTTVSPSYMDELKQDANGLESLLSDEHAKCIGILNGIDTEVWNPETDPLIIDNYNQETVEFGKQANKAFLCKEFNLDINKPLFAFIGRLVGQKGADLFPAIFTDALINNDISILLLGSGEKHTENELNILKHKFNTNNYNAFIGYDEKLSHIIYAGADFLLMPSRVEPCGLNQMYALKYGTVPIVNSVGGLKDTVEDIDYGGFGICHNEVSVAEVSHAITRASEFYNSEKFKQTRTEIMSIDHSWHASAQSYLNVYNSLNPFL from the coding sequence ATGACTATCACACACATAAGTGCCGAATGTTATCCAATTGCGAAAGTTGGAGGACTTGCCGATGTATTAGGCGCGCTACCTAAATATCAAAATGAACTAGGTGTTACAGCCCAGGTTGTTATGCCTTTTTATAATAATAAATTTACAAAATCGCATAATTTTAAACCCATTTACAACGATACGATTCAGTTAGATGAAACAGATTATGACTTCAGAATTTTAACACTAAAGGATAACACCTTAGGATTCGAAGTATTTTTTGTAGACGTACCCGAATTATTATACACCGATTTTGTTTATACCTCTGATGATACAGAGCGATTTTTAGCCTTCCAAATTGCGGCTTTAGATTGGATTGCACAAGACGATACTGTGCCCGATATAATCCATTGCCACGATCATCATACAGGATTAATTCCGTTTATGGTTCAGGAATCGTTTAAATACAACCGATTACGTAGAATTCCTGTAGCATTTACTATACATAATGCGCAATATCAAGGTTGGTTTTCGCACGATTTAGTGGGACTTATACCTGATTTTAAATTTAAACATGTTGGTTTATTAGATTGGAATCATGTTATAAACCCTTTAGCAGCAGCTATTAAATGTTCTTGGATTGTAACCACGGTTTCTCCTAGTTATATGGACGAATTAAAGCAAGATGCCAATGGTTTAGAATCTCTATTAAGCGACGAACATGCTAAATGTATTGGTATTTTAAATGGTATAGATACCGAAGTTTGGAATCCAGAAACCGATCCGTTAATTATAGATAATTACAATCAAGAAACTGTAGAATTTGGTAAACAGGCAAATAAAGCCTTTTTATGTAAGGAGTTTAATTTAGATATTAATAAACCCTTATTTGCTTTTATAGGACGATTAGTAGGACAAAAAGGAGCCGATTTATTTCCTGCAATTTTTACAGATGCCCTAATAAACAATGACATTTCGATACTGCTATTAGGTTCTGGTGAAAAACACACCGAAAACGAACTTAATATCCTTAAACATAAATTTAATACTAACAATTATAACGCCTTCATTGGTTACGACGAAAAACTGTCGCACATCATTTATGCAGGCGCAGATTTCCTTTTAATGCCATCGCGAGTAGAACCTTGTGGCTTAAACCAAATGTACGCTTTAAAATATGGTACAGTTCCTATAGTAAATAGTGTTGGTGGCTTAAAAGATACTGTAGAAGATATAGATTATGGCGGATTTGGAATTTGCCATAACGAAGTAAGCGTTGCAGAAGTTAGCCACGCCATAACGCGTGCTTCTGAATTTTATAATTCAGAAAAATTCAAACAAACTAGAACTGAAATCATGTCTATAGATCACTCTTGGCATGCTTCAGCACAATCCTATTTAAACGTCTATAATTCATTAAATCCTTTTCTATGA
- a CDS encoding glucose-1-phosphate adenylyltransferase, protein MINNKVLSIILGGGQGSRLYPLTEDRSKPAVPIAGKYRLVDIPISNCINSDIKRMYVLTQFNSASLNRHIKDTYHFSFFSSAFVNVLAAEQTISNSNWFQGTADAVRQSMHHFLRNDFEYALILSGDQLYQMDYNDLIEKHIKSEADITIMTLPVNAKDGTSFGILKTDENSMITSFIEKPNSELIKGWESEVSDDMKQEGRHYLASMGIYVFNKQLLIDLMNDPTTNDFGKEIIPQSIGKHKVLSYPYEGYWTDIGNIDSFFEANLGLTDDIPQFNLYDTEKRIYTRARMLPTSKIAGTQLDKAVIAEGCIIHASKIEHSVIGIRARIGKDTVITNSYIMGSDYYETLEEIDKNHIQILVGIGERCHINNAIIDKNCKIGDDVTINGGTHLEDTETDLYVIKDGIVVVKKGAVIPSGFVL, encoded by the coding sequence ATGATTAACAACAAAGTACTATCCATAATTTTAGGTGGTGGCCAAGGCTCAAGACTTTATCCTTTAACCGAAGACAGATCAAAACCAGCTGTCCCAATTGCAGGAAAATACAGATTAGTTGATATCCCAATTTCTAATTGTATTAACTCAGACATTAAACGCATGTATGTGTTAACACAATTTAATTCGGCATCGCTAAACCGACATATTAAAGATACCTATCACTTTAGTTTTTTTAGTTCTGCCTTTGTAAACGTATTAGCTGCAGAACAAACTATTTCTAACAGCAATTGGTTTCAAGGAACTGCAGATGCCGTTAGACAAAGTATGCATCACTTTTTAAGAAACGATTTTGAATATGCTTTAATTCTATCGGGAGATCAATTATACCAAATGGATTATAATGATTTAATTGAAAAGCACATTAAAAGTGAAGCTGATATTACCATCATGACCCTGCCTGTAAATGCTAAAGATGGTACATCGTTCGGGATTTTAAAAACCGATGAAAACAGTATGATTACCTCATTTATAGAAAAACCAAATTCTGAGTTAATTAAAGGTTGGGAATCTGAAGTTAGTGATGACATGAAACAAGAAGGCCGTCATTATTTAGCTTCTATGGGTATTTACGTATTTAACAAACAACTGTTAATCGATTTAATGAACGACCCGACTACCAACGATTTTGGAAAAGAAATTATACCACAATCTATTGGTAAACACAAAGTACTAAGTTATCCTTACGAAGGTTACTGGACAGATATAGGAAATATAGATTCATTCTTTGAAGCCAACTTAGGCTTGACAGACGATATTCCTCAATTCAATTTATACGATACCGAAAAACGTATTTATACCCGTGCCAGAATGCTACCAACATCTAAAATTGCTGGTACACAATTAGACAAGGCTGTAATTGCAGAAGGTTGTATTATTCATGCTTCGAAAATCGAACATTCGGTGATTGGTATTCGTGCACGTATAGGAAAAGATACTGTAATTACAAACAGTTACATTATGGGGTCTGATTATTATGAAACCTTAGAAGAAATAGACAAAAATCACATACAAATTCTAGTTGGTATTGGTGAACGCTGCCATATCAATAATGCGATAATCGATAAAAACTGTAAAATCGGAGACGATGTAACCATTAATGGTGGTACACATTTAGAAGATACAGAAACCGATCTTTACGTTATTAAAGATGGTATTGTAGTTGTTAAAAAAGGTGCTGTTATTCCTAGCGGATTTGTACTTTAA